A genomic window from Triticum urartu cultivar G1812 chromosome 7, Tu2.1, whole genome shotgun sequence includes:
- the LOC125520779 gene encoding uncharacterized protein LOC125520779, with the protein MDESWRCTMGAVLPRQRSSDGQKSLAPDDFRDVFGGPPRTVLLSSFCGDAAAADYHAAAAGHAGQYPYYSYGGGADALCRRGRPASAAVPTEEGFFDDIFGARARQVRSRSRSKSTKSSSVISSDEFGSGRSAFRQVATGNARGDAALSSFASKLRPIAIPSRRYDSSPPSSVSTRAEYQSSFTCSTAAYPACRYYYGNGGDWTNHSASSAASSAVSNNGAAAESSSSRHHRGASSGFCCFTSNPETSSREPSFRRTQRRGRARSPAPDYAADTSTECSGAADDYGYYYSPSSAASSSLFGNPPQPRPHRLEEAVMQEAMMMEVRERAPLLMDDGDIDSVGAAAVDEAIAWAKERFWSQA; encoded by the exons ATGGACGAGTCATGGAGGTGCACGATGGGCGCGGTGCTGCCGCGGCAGCGCTCGTCGGACGGCCAGAAGAGCCTCGCCCCCGACGACTTCCGGGACGTGTTCGGCGGCCCGCCGCGCACCGTGCTCCTCAGCAGCTTCTGCGGCGACGCAGCCGCCGCTGACTACCACGCCGCGGCGGCCGGCCACGCCGGCCAGTACCCATACTACTCTTACGGCGGTGGCGCCGACGCCTTGTGCCGCCGTGGCAGGCCGGCGTCGGCGGCCGTGCCCACCGAGGAGGGCTTCTTCGACGACATCTTCGGCGCCCGCGCCCGTCAGGTGCGGTCGAGGTCGAGGTCCAAGTCGACCAAGTCCTCGTCGGTGATCAGCTCCGACGAGTTCGGCTCCGGCCGCTCCGCCTTCCGGCAGGTGGCCACCGGCAACGCCCGCGGAGACGCCGCCCTCTCCTCCTTCGCGTCCAAGCTCAG GCCCATTGCGATCCCGTCGCGCCGGTACGACTCGTCGCCGCCGTCGAGCGTGTCGACGCGAGCCGAGTACCAGAGCAGCTTCACGTGCTCGACGGCCGCGTACCCGGCGTGCCGCTACTACTACGGCAACGGCGGCGACTGGACGAACCACAGCGCCAGCAGCGCGGCGTCGTCCGCGGTCAGCAACAACGGCGCCGCCGCTGAGAGCTCCTCGTCGCGGCACCACCGCGGCGCGAGCAGCGGCTTCTGCTGCTTCACGTCGAACCCGGAGACCAGCAGCCGCGAGCCGAGCTTCCGGCGCACGCAGCGGCGCGGCAGGGCGCGGTCACCGGCGCCAGACTACGCCGCCGACACCAGCACCGAGTGCTCTGGCGCCGCCGACGACTATGGTTACTACTACTCGCCGTCCTCGGCCGCGTCGTCGTCGCTCTTCGGCAACCCGCCGCAGCCGCGCCCGCACCGGCTGGAGGAGGCCGTGATGCAGGAGGCGATGATGATGGAGGTGAGGGAGCGGGCGCCGCTGCTCATGGACGACGGCGACATCGACAGCGTCGGCGCCGCCGCCGTGGACGAGGCGATCGCGTGGGCCAAGGAGAGGTTCTGGAGCCAGGCCTAG